One Pichia kudriavzevii chromosome 3, complete sequence genomic window carries:
- a CDS encoding uncharacterized protein (PKUD0C08030; similar to Saccharomyces cerevisiae YDR523C (SPS1); ancestral locus Anc_1.24) — MSDPEKSHGKLKKLVHAVNPSKLFKEKPEPHQTVSKLHNVPLKVEASLPMHEVHFPKSPKHSPQEGRSSSLGRRSSISAANFKHSAAGHKNIPKPHNNLARPHNKSFSGLPPYKIEYNPYGIYNYHPIDTLGSAFANGKKQDEHLLKLTNPLSDPNDFLPDDYKQDITTLESKYTLLDEEVGSGGSATVRKVALKEEGLNSPIYALKKFSIYSGETNKDYYNRVTFEFLITKGFSNLHCIKAYDLLQLPATLQNAWGMTMDYYEYDLYKLIKSPEWSLSASTNEKLCIFKQVCFGLKYMHEHDIVHLDLKPENILVSKNGLMKLTDFGCSEFGHVEHGNFKSPILMRTERLGTPPYQPPEVAKYHLINKESRVPFCPFKFDYWSMGILLYLLINGKLPFKQSKETDLAYKAFIREYMEILEINPAFASDISLKLPKVGMFSDPHGKDAAVLYLFWRLCDPNAKTRMTLPKLFANKTFQKMEMCVDEKLYQSNFHHHKGQEKLSFKIDHTSNTEVTEQLEVRHSKWDEIPTIPGESAKDNSFAHRKTEKMNPYRVRKDRKYDSLTTGNIMHQMAGQSYLENSDSDEPTDDEMSPSSEPSLHATTSNTDRRSRVPARELSSKPIVHPPLQPVFDSHDYSNKATEYMIVDLEDILEACNYQVVPHKHNMLYKVGRSRRNTTLR, encoded by the coding sequence ATGTCGGATCCAGAGAAGTCCCACgggaagttgaagaaattagTACATGCGGTTAATCCTTCCAAGTTATTTAAAGAGAAACCGGAGCCTCATCAGACAGTCAGTAAATTGCATAATGTACCATTGAAAGTTGAGGCATCTTTACCAATGCACGAGGTTCATTTTCCCAAATCCCCAAAACATTCTCCACAGGAAGGCAGGAGCAGTTCTCTCGGAAGGCGGAGTTCAATAAGTGCTGCTAACTTCAAGCATTCCGCCGCTGGTCATAAGAACATACCCAAACCGCATAATAATCTGGCTAGACCTCATAATAAGTCATTTTCGGGACTACCTCCCTATAAAATTGAATACAACCCCTATGGAATTTATAACTATCACCCAATCGATACGTTAGGTAGTGCGTTTGCCAATGGGAAGAAGCAAGATGAAcatcttttgaaattaacTAACCCCTTATCCGATCCGAATGATTTTTTACCTGACGACTACAAACAAGATATCACTACTTTGGAGTCGAAGTACACTTTACTTGATGAAGAGGTAGGTTCCGGGGGTTCGGCCACGGTGAGAAAAGTAGctttaaaagaagaaggccTCAACTCTCCAATATATgctttgaagaaattctcGATATATTCGGgagaaacaaataaagattATTATAATCGTGTTACATTTGAGTTTTTAATTACCAaaggattttcaaatttgcaTTGTATTAAAGCTTATGATTTGTTACAGCTACCTGCGACTTTACAGAACGCGTGGGGAATGACAATGGATTACTATGAATATGATTTGTATAAACTAATAAAGTCTCCCGAATGGAGCTTAAGTGCCTCAACAAATGAGAAATTATGCATTTTCAAACAAGTCTGTTTTGGTCTAAAATATATGCATGAACACGATATCGTTCATTTAGACCTAAAACCAGAAAACATATTGGTCAGCAAAAATGGTTTAATGAAACTAACAGATTTTGGTTGTTCAGAATTTGGACACGTGGAGCACGGTAATTTCAAAAGCCCCATACTAATGAGGACGGAAAGATTGGGAACTCCTCCTTACCAACCTCCCGAAGTTGCCAAGTATCATTTAATCAATAAAGAGTCAAGAGTACCCTTCTGTcctttcaaatttgatTATTGGTCTATGGGAATACTGTTGTATCTACTAATCAATGGGAAACTGCCATTTAAACAATCTAAAGAGACAGATTTAGCATACAAAGCATTTATACGTGAATATATGGAAATACTGGAGATCAATCCTGCATTTGCATCtgatatttctttgaaattacCCAAGGTGGGGATGTTCTCGGATCCACACGGTAAGGATGCAGCTGTGCTCTACTTATTTTGGAGATTATGCGATCCCAATGCGAAAACTAGAATGACTTTACCCAAACTCTTTGCTAATAAAACTTTTCAGAAGATGGAAATGTGTGTAGATGAAAAACtttatcaatcaaatttCCATCATCACAAGGGTCAAGAAAAACTGTCATTTAAAATTGATCACACTTCGAATACTGAAGTGACAGAACAATTGGAAGTAAGACATAGTAAATGGGATGAGATCCCTACTATACCAGGAGAATCAGCAAAAGACAATTCTTTTGCTCACagaaaaacagagaaaatgAATCCTTATCGTGTAAGAAAAGACAGAAAGTATGACTCTTTAACTACAGGGAATATAATGCACCAGATGGCGGGACAGTCTTATCTTGAAAATTCGGATAGTGATGAACCCACTGACGATGAAATGTCACCAAGTTCGGAACCATCTCTCCATGCCACAACATCAAATACGGACCGTAGATCTAGAGTTCCGGCACGTGAACTATCTAGTAAGCCAATAGTCCATCCACCTCTGCAGCCTGTATTTGATAGTCATGACTATTCTAATAAGGCAACAGAGTACATGATTGTCGATTTGGAAGATATACTTGAAGCATGCAACTATCAAGTCGTACCACATAAACACAATATGCTATACAAAGTTGGAAGATCAAGGAGAAACACCACTCTTAGGTAG
- a CDS encoding uncharacterized protein (PKUD0C08040; similar to Saccharomyces cerevisiae YCL045C (EMC1); ancestral locus Anc_1.29), with product MWVWLLWTLSLCQFTLGLTSDQVFSDDWQTTNIGRPIDLINLNHALYTLSSEGIISILDANNGEVLYRYYNENGRILEDSKIVKGNTDYIISYFNYGLDQDGYSKVILWDTKQTSLRVQREIQFPNKTLAVAQFEDMVYVATENGIHKFDLNPLNPPQTVFTSPVLLEEASIFVNPENRQVFATWEIQGSLYYSELEYFESKVFVGCKLAELRFYYSSYSNYFICNGQTVYEFDNYGAAKLKEGSNMVTDTLSSDLLVNAQIDDMKIIEDYVAIKSNNTLRLFNYREATLTPVVEFELPSSIDDSISHNFAVGDSTVYLITFSKHHRVDCYVNGTLQWSKDESLAEVKDIVVIDQDIDRFEIKKYMVVLSAAKTIGVFHLHRCSGQQLLNIFEVDVDFDRLHNVNNTVQGQLGSREFSVDFLNGKVFELHDNQPKEISSEPSFSAGLDLPYNRVEGYKNGVSTWRFQPDFERVTGLLKRSYDNEHVASNGIVLHDRSVLYKYLLPNTGVITTFNEDKNIVGIYLINLITGQLYGKFYRSVYTQFDPELDFSIVYEENFIIFSVVKGENSEVCVIDLFESLKPNFSLTKKLQVFSSIQDAFAPAFATQCFTVLNQQINQMAIFNTKYNIATKEIVCSTRFGQIFSIPKMVLDARRNGFIGDLKKGNNRDISYEDKKLPRISMSKYAASILSKFTYDPLIHIHPRFILSHHRKLISGHHKPYLNVVPTELESTAYVVYQGVDTFVTILRPSGSFDRLTSSFNFKIVIGTIILLILIIAYIHPKTERMKLLGLWNL from the coding sequence ATGTGGGTTTGGCTTCTATGGACATTATCACTATGTCAATTTACATTAGGATTAACTAGCGATCAAGTCTTCTCGGATGATTGGCAAACAACGAACATAGGCAGACCAATTGATTTGATAAACTTAAATCATGCACTGTATACCCTTTCGTCTGAAGGTATTATATCAATCCTTGATGCAAATAACGGGGAAGTTTTATATAGGTATtacaatgaaaatggaCGAATTCTTGAAGATTCCAAAATTGTAAAGGGAAACACTGATTATATAATCTCTTACTTCAACTATGGCCTTGACCAGGATGGATACTCTAAAGTTATTCTATGGGACACAAAACAGACAAGCTTGAGAGTGCAACGAGAGATTCAATTCCCGAATAAAACATTAGCTGTTGCCCAGTTTGAAGATATGGTCTATGTAGCAACGGAGAACGGCATACATAAATTTGATTTAAATCCCTTAAATCCACCCCAAACTGTATTCACATCACCTGTGCTCCTTGAAGAAGCAAGCATATTTGTGAATCCGGAAAATAGGCAAGTATTTGCTACTTGGGAAATTCAAGGCAGTTTATACTACTCTGAATTGGAATATTTCGAAAGTAAGGTTTTTGTGGGATGTAAACTAGCAGAACTTAGATTCTACTATTCATCTTATAGCAACTACTTTATCTGCAACGGTCAAACCGTCtatgaatttgataattatgGTGCTGCGAAACTAAAAGAAGGGTCAAATATGGTAACAGATACATTATCTTCCGACCTCTTAGTAAACGctcaaattgatgatatgaAAATAATTGAAGATTACGTTGCAATTAAGTCTAATAATACATTGCGTTTATTCAATTACAGAGAGGCCACATTAACCCCAGTGGTTGAATTCGAACTACCTTCCAGTATTGACGACTCAATTTCTCACAATTTTGCAGTTGGAGACTCAACAGTCTATTTGATTACCTTCTCTAAACACCACCGTGTTGATTGTTATGTCAACGGAACTCTACAATGGTCTAAGGATGAGTCATTAGCTGAAGTGAAAGATATAGTTGTTATAGATCAGGATATCGATCgatttgaaataaaaaaatatatggTTGTACTTTCAGCTGCCAAAACTATCGGCGTCTTTCATTTACACAGATGCTCTGGCCAACAACTACTCAATATATTCGAAGTTGACGTTGATTTTGATCGATTGCATAATGTTAACAATACAGTACAAGGTCAATTAGGCTCAAGGGAATTTTCAGTGGATTTTTTGAATggaaaagtttttgaacTACATGATAATCAACCAAAGGAAATATCGAGTGAGCCATCCTTTTCTGCAGGCTTGGACTTACCTTACAATAGAGTGGAAGGGTATAAGAATGGAGTTAGTACATGGCGTTTCCAGCCTGACTTTGAGAGAGTGACGGGGTTATTAAAACGTAGTTATGATAATGAGCATGTTGCATCCAATGGTATTGTTCTCCATGATCGGAGTGTTTTGTACAAGtatcttcttccaaatacAGGTGTTATCACGACATTCAATGAGgataaaaatattgttgGAATTTATTTGATTAACCTAATAACCGGACAATTGTATGGTAAGTTTTACAGAAGTGTTTACACTCAGTTCGATCCAGAGTTAGATTTCAGCATAGTATACGAAGAGAActttattatattttcaGTAGTTAAAGGTGAAAATTCTGAAGTTTGCGTTATTGATCTGTTTGAATCTCTAAAGCCAAATTTCAGTCtgacaaaaaaattgcaGGTATTTTCTAGTATTCAAGATGCATTTGCACCTGCCTTTGCAACCCAATGCTTTACTGTAttaaatcaacaaattaaTCAAATGGCTATTTTTAATACTAAGTATAACATTGCTACGAAGGAAATAGTATGTAGTACAAGATTTGGCCAAATATTTTCGATTCCAAAGATGGTATTGGATGCACGTAGGAATGGCTTTATTGgtgatttgaaaaagggTAACAACAGGGATATTTCCTATGAGGATAAGAAGTTGCCACGAATAAGTATGAGCAAATATGCAGCATCAATTCTGAGCAAGTTTACTTATGATCCActtatacatatacatcCAAGATTCATCCTTTCTCATCACAGGAAGCTCATAAGTGGGCATCACAAACCTTATCTTAATGTTGTGCCTACTGAGCTTGAATCAACTGCTTATGTTGTTTACCAGGGCGTGGATACTTTTGTCACCATATTGAGACCGTCTGGGTCATTTGATAGATTAACTAgttccttcaattttaagATTGTTATTGGAACTATTATATTGCTAATTTTGATTATTGCATACATCCACCCGAAGACAGAAAGGATGAAATTATTGGGTCTTTGGAATCTATAG
- a CDS encoding uncharacterized protein (PKUD0C08050; similar to Saccharomyces cerevisiae YJR001W (AVT1); ancestral locus Anc_5.220) gives MASEEPTAYTPLNGQRPQGGLRAAASSRTPSNSYQAIPIIDRSIPKQKSTYFSALATPNTPSTNSMSGFANSYHRAHSFRSIAIDPRITASRSVFKDDEELIDPDTFAPSPLGRKISTVFGAKPILNNLGNSDDVFDDDDSSLVDHSFTDYVISRQPSVSSSVFQSSGDALSRVISHDVDSIIVRQVETDEGTKLTMIAPQSTVPQTIFNCINALIGIGLLALSRAMVHAGLLCGTIFLLYSVAITYWTATLLSDCMDTDPTLCTYADLGYKSYGPKARLGVSILFTVELLGVGVSLIVLFADSLHAMFPEISLNAFKWIGFVLLTPFSFLPLRVLSHISLIGIISTISLVLLIFFCGLIKKNSPGSLVDPVPFNIYPISLKNLFLSYGIILGPFGSHSLFPALKADLSQPHKFKSVLKTTYSVGFFADGSMAMLGFFMFGAGLLNEITQSVLVTPGYPKFVYFLISMFVSLIPVAKTPINALPIINITEFLFGLTPQQLEYSGKSNTLRTKLSIFSVKVGVNLMFVICAILYPEFDRIIGLSGSSLCTLICIVLPCAFYLKLCKPKNKWLYYTIMTFALIFGTISTYAAIAL, from the coding sequence ATGGCTAGTGAGGAGCCAACCGCATATACCCCTTTAAACGGTCAAAGGCCGCAGGGGGGTCTCAGGGCAGCTGCAAGCAGCCGTACTCCATCCAACTCTTATCAAGCGATTCCAATTATCGATCGATCCATTCCGAAACAAAAGTCTACCTATTTTTCTGCCTTGGCAACACCAAACACGCCTAGCACAAACTCAATGTCTGGATTTGCCAACTCTTACCATAGGGCACATTCCTTCAGGTCAATTGCAATTGATCCGAGGATTACTGCCTCCAGATcagttttcaaagatgatgaGGAGCTTATTGATCCTGACACTTTTGCACCTTCACCTCTAGGTAGAAAGATTTCCACTGTTTTTGGAGCTAAACCCATTCTAAATAATCTTGGAAATTCAGACGATGtgtttgatgatgacgataGTTCGCTTGTTGACCACTCGTTTACCGATTATGTGATCTCAAGACAGCCATCCGTTTCGTCGTCCGTCTTCCAATCATCGGGTGATGCATTATCCAGAGTCATTTCCCATGATGTGGATTCAATAATTGTTCGACAAGTGGAAACTGATGAAGGTACCAAACTAACCATGATTGCACCGCAATCAACAGTCCCTCAGACCATCTTCAACTGCATTAATGCGTTAATAGGTATTGGTCTTTTGGCTTTATCAAGAGCAATGGTACATGCAGGTCTGCTGTGTGGGACAATATTCCTCTTGTACTCAGTAGCTATCACCTATTGGACCGCAACACTTTTATCTGACTGTATGGACACCGATCCAACACTATGCACCTACGCTGATTTGGGCTATAAATCGTATGGCCCTAAGGCTAGGTTGGGGGTTTCTATACTTTTCACCGTTGAACTGCTAGGTGTTGGTGTGTCACTGATTGTTCTATTTGCGGATTCACTACACGCAATGTTCCCTGAAATATCTTTGAATGCCTTCAAATGGATTGGTTTTGTCCTGCTAACCCCCTTTTCATTTCTCCCATTGAGGGTTCTATCTCACATCTCCCTTATTGGAATCATATCTACAATTTCGTTGGTTTtgcttatttttttctgtggcctaatcaaaaaaaattcaccAGGCTCATTGGTTGATCCCGTTCCGTTTAATATatatccaatttctttgaaaaatctctTCCTTTCTTATGGCATCATCTTGGGTCCATTTGGTTCACACTCACTTTTTCCTGCCTTAAAGGCAGACTTATCACAGCCACACAAGTTCAAATCGGTTCTCAAAACGACATATTCTGTTGGATTTTTTGCAGATGGATCAATGGCAATGCTTGGATTCTTTATGTTTGGTGCCGGCCTCTTGAACGAAATTACCCAATCTGTTTTGGTAACACCAGGATACCCCAAATTCGTTTACTTTCTAATCAGCATGTTTGTGTCTCTTATCCCAGTTGCTAAAACACCGATCAACGCATTACCGATTATCAATATCACTGAATTCCTTTTTGGTTTGACACCTCAGCAATTAGAATATTCGGGGAAGTCAAATACACTGAGGACAAAGCTATCTATTTTTTCAGTTAAAGTCGGGGTCAATCTTATGTTTGTTATTTGTGCAATCTTATACCCCGAGTTTGATAGGATTATTGGATTGAGTGGATCGTCTTTATGTACGCTTATTTGCATTGTTTTGCCTTGTGCGTTTTACTTGAAACTCTGCAAACCTAAAAATAAATGGCTGTATTATACGATCATGACATTTGCACTGATTTTTGGCACAATTAGTACTTATGCTGCTATTGCACTCTGA
- a CDS encoding uncharacterized protein (PKUD0C08060; similar to Saccharomyces cerevisiae YKL077W; ancestral locus Anc_2.624), which translates to MKAVSVLISCVLALAQLTDGAFVPPTLAPKTTATISQAHQVAPTGLHKREAEPRKVVINKQILKDEEAAKKSEEPPKPWIRTIYDDVVEVVTPYVIGGVTFAAPQPQTTNGLEPWISINKEGLPKTITPKLKNGIIANGYPDVKTYYQTATTVVHHQKDLKAHNLGDDETVEEVIMIEEDDTYVKLSPLQRCTPDYYYKKGVANVESSEPFCAPEERRKFRVGLTYFITWYTRFFENTNKVRFHYAYVNEKSHEKGFDKRDFLDAALKDMDTEIERVAGEVATGGAVHGAFYSSDWIDNTNGWYSFEVKPEWLQEKFYKKVAIAIQPDSIPDDEFSILDAPHIFATFQYKESIGKNTKEMRALQDKVGTNDDVYYVIAAMPTVVLISVIGMYGFLYLTRKHRDLSGVRKPKRSRFGNQGKYNIPLAMTDLHKPDKQS; encoded by the coding sequence ATGAAAGCGGTATCAGTGCTTATCTCATGTGTGTTGGCTCTTGCCCAGTTGACAGACGGTGCCTTTGTTCCTCCAACTTTGGCACCTAAGACAACCGCCACCATTTCACAGGCACATCAGGTTGCGCCTACAGGTTTACACAAAAGAGAAGCAGAACCTAGAAAAGTGGTCATCAACAAACAGATCTTAAAGGATGAAGAAGCAGCCAAGAAATCCGAAGAGCCACCAAAACCGTGGATTAGAACCATCTATGACGACgttgttgaagttgttaCTCCATATGTTATTGGTGGTGTCACATTTGCAGCTCCACAACCTCAGACGACCAATGGGTTGGAGCCATGGATCTCGATCAATAAGGAAGGATTGCCTAAAACAATTACACCTAAGCTCAAGAATGGTATTATCGCCAATGGTTATCCCGACGTCAAAACATATTATCAAACAGCAACTACCGTTGTCCACCACCAAAAAGACTTGAAGGCACACAATCTGggagatgatgaaacaGTTGAGGAAGTCATAATGATAGAGGAAGATGACACGTATGTCAAATTGAGTCCCTTGCAAAGGTGTACGCCCGATTACTATTACAAAAAAGGTGTTGCAAATGTTGAGAGCTCTGAACCTTTCTGTGCACCGGAAGAGCGCCGGAAATTCAGAGTTGGTCTGACCTATTTCATCACTTGGTACACCAGGTTCTTTGAGAACACAAATAAAGTCAGGTTCCACTATGCATATGTTAATGAGAAATCACACGAAAAAGGTTTCGATAAGAGAGACTTTTTGGACGCTGCCCTAAAAGACATGGACACTGAGATCGAAAGAGTTGCAGGGGAAGTTGCTACAGGTGGTGCTGTTCATGGCGCTTTCTATTCATCGGATTGGATTGATAACACTAATGGCTGGTATTCATTCGAAGTCAAACCAGAGTGGCTACAAGAAAAGTTTTATAAGAAGGTTGCAATTGCAATCCAACCAGATAGTATTCCTGACGATgagttttccattttggatGCTCCACATATCTTTGCTACGTTCCAATATAAGGAAAGTATAGGTAAGAACACCAAGGAGATGCGTGCCTTACAAGATAAAGTTGGTACTAATGACGATGTCTATTACGTGATAGCAGCGATGCCAACTGTTGTTTTAATTTCAGTTATTGGTATGTATGGGTTCCTATACTTGACACGTAAGCATAGAGATTTATCTGGAGTGaggaaaccaaaaagaagTAGATTTGGTAACCAGGGTAAGTACAATATTCCACTTGCAATGACAGATTTACACAAACCTGACAAACAATCTTGA
- a CDS encoding uncharacterized protein (PKUD0C08070; similar to Saccharomyces cerevisiae YHR090C (YNG2); ancestral locus Anc_5.391): MDAATLLDFYTHDLSNLPLETRSLMKRLQQMDIEYDKILKSIENAESQLQKYIKQHGSSIRHPKEDLILDEITQNYARAKQLQDDKILLTNTALLNITKHTNNFQRDIRKLIESGAIENWDVQEDGDDDVEMSANGLFVQPSATSVKPSRSNSNINELANKLNNAAIEMKTSSSRIKKSRDRTPLDENVTSREHTPRRRDISNGTTVVKGPRRPMGVNSSSSASNNNHNNNGSDNKNGNGNSNSNGDDDELYCFCQQVSYGEMVACDSPTCKYEWFHYDCVGLKEPPVGVWYCPVCRKDSKNVNTKREKKKKM, from the coding sequence ATGGACGCCGCCACGCTATTGGACTTTTACACCCATGATTTATCGAACCTGCCTCTGGAAACTCGTTCGTTGATGAAACGATTACAGCAGATGGACATTGAGTAtgataaaattttaaagaGTATTGAAAATGCTGAATCccaacttcaaaaatatatcaaaCAGCATGGAAGCAGTATACGACATCCGAAGGAAGATCTAATACTGGACGAAATCACGCAAAACTACGCGAGGGCAAAACAGTTGCAAGATGACAAGATCTTGTTGACTAATACTGCGCTACTCAATATAACAAAACACACCAATAATTTTCAGCGGGATATAAGGAAATTAATCGAGTCTGGAGCCATTGAAAATTGGGATGTCCAAGAAGACGGTGACGATGATGTAGAAATGTCTGCCAACGGTCTCTTTGTGCAGCCTTCGGCAACATCGGTCAAACCTAGTCGATCGAACTCTAACATCAATGAACTAGCCAACAAATTGAACAATGCAGCaattgaaatgaaaacatcaagCTCACGAATtaagaaatcaagagaTAGAACTCCATTAGATGAAAATGTAACATCAAGAGAACATACCCCGAGGAGGCGTGATATATCTAATGGCACTACAGTAGTCAAAGGTCCGAGGAGGCCAATGGGTGTTAACTCGAGCTCTTCAGCAAGTAACAACAACcataataataatggatCAGATAATAAAAACGGGAATGGGAATAGCAATAGTAAtggagatgatgatgaactATACTGTTTTTGTCAACAGGTCTCCTATGGCGAGATGGTTGCATGTGATAGTCCAACATGTAAGTACGAATGGTTTCACTATGACTGTGTGGGCTTGAAGGAACCACCAGTTGGTGTTTGGTACTGTCCGGTTTGCAGGAAAGATAGTAAGAATGTTAACACCAAACgtgagaagaaaaagaaaatgtaa
- a CDS encoding uncharacterized protein (PKUD0C08080; similar to Saccharomyces cerevisiae YJR002W (MPP10); ancestral locus Anc_5.221) — protein sequence MGFTLEELLNDPSILFTEKKNQADDAFNYENLLITLKDIVDPVIKHSENSVLDEIYVDGLDATQVWGQAKMVFDSVERSVYEEIEEYKENGLYLDEGLAAEKEEEEDGLDNEDSDVAFGERGSVDEEDSEEEVADEEEGEGEDESNAEVLPEEEMRDSDEGEQDYEEGSEEEAVQGGDAEEDKKEDGFGLNDGMFDLKEYQRQVLALEDGVEDQSDDEEVDYFGDLGDEDDDDEEMLTYKDFFDDTKTPQRKGKKSRKNKEATQAEEELGEDEYDEAFNAAQADIFDEEIKEEEAEKTKSRSKPEERLSTFEKQQREIQRQISELEAESIAEKKWTMKGEVSGKQRDADTLLEEELEFDRTAKPIPVITQETTETIEEIIKRRIVNQEFDEIPKRIISEMNSFKPSKKVQVSEEKSSKSLAELYEDEYAGKTGDEEINEELQKAHDEISAMFKDVTYQLDSLYSSHFVPKPKEKLLDVRVETSTIAMEDAQPLTMASNNTLAPQEVYKATTKVGKNEVLLKSGVVMAKGELETEDKQRLHRAKKRKQHMQHKDDSLKKKKVEVKQL from the coding sequence ATGGGGTTTACACTTGAAGAATTATTGAACGATCCAAGTATCCTGTTTACtgagaagaaaaaccaagCGGATGATGCATTCAATTACGAGAATTTGCTAATCACTTTAAAAGACATTGTTGATCCAGTCATCAAACACAGCGAGAATTCGGTGTTGGATGAGATTTATGTTGATGGCTTAGATGCAACCCAAGTTTGGGGACAGGCAAAGATGGTCTTTGATAGTGTTGAGAGAAGTGTGTatgaggaaattgaagaatacaAAGAGAATGGTTTATACCTTGATGAGGGATTGGCGgcagaaaaagaagaggaagaagatgggTTAGACAACGAAGATAGCGACGTTGCATTTGGTGAACGAGGTAGCGTAGATGAGGAGGATTCTGAAGAAGAGGTTGCTGACGaggaagaaggagaaggggAGGATGAGTCCAATGCCGAAGTTCTACCAGAAGAGGAAATGAGGGACTCAGATGAGGGGGAACAAGACTATGAAGAAGGATCAGAAGAGGAAGCTGTACAAGGAGGTGATgctgaagaagataaaaaagaagatggATTTGGCCTCAACGATGGTATGTTTGACCTGAAAGAATACCAACGTCAAGTTTTGGCACTTGAAGATGGAGTTGAAGATCAGTCAGATGACGAAGAAGTCGATTATTTTGGAGATTTAGGTGATGAGGACGACGATGATGAGGAGATGCTAACGTACAAGGACTTTTTTGATGATACGAAGACACcacaaagaaaaggaaagaagaGCAGAAAAAATAAGGAAGCCACCCAAGCAGAGGAGGAGTTAGGAGAAGACGAGTACGACGAAGCTTTCAATGCAGCCCAagctgatatttttgatgaGGAGATCAAAGAAGAGGAGGCGGAAAAGACCAAGAGTAGGTCCAAGCCGGAAGAAAGGCTCTCGacttttgagaaacaacaacGTGAGATTCAAAGACAAATATCCGAGCTTGAAGCAGAATCCATTGCCGAGAAGAAATGGACAATGAAAGGTGAAGTTAGtggaaaacaaagagaCGCAGACACTTTACTCGAGGAGGAATTAGAATTTGACCGTACAGCAAAACCAATTCCTGTTATCACACAGGAGACAACCGAGACTATTGAGGAGATCATCAAGAGGAGAATTGTGaatcaagaatttgatgaaattccAAAGAGGATAATCAGTGAGATGAACAGCTTCAAGCCAAGTAAAAAAGTCCAAGTGAGTGAGGAGAAATCTTCCAAGTCACTAGCTGAGTTATACGAGGACGAATATGCTGGCAAAACGGGGGATGAGGAGATCAATGAAGAGTTACAGAAGGCACATGATGAAATCAGTGCCATGTTTAAAGATGTCACCTACCAGTTGGACAGTCTCTATTCTTCGCATTTTGTGCCAAAGCCAAAGGAGAAGTTGCTAGATGTGAGGGTCGAGACGTCCACCATTGCAATGGAGGACGCACAGCCATTAACGATGGCATCGAACAACACCTTGGCGCCACAAGAAGTGTATAAAGCGACAACCAAGGTTGGAAAGAACGAGGTTTTACTCAAATCCGGTGTTGTGATGGCCAAGGGAGAATTGGAGACAGAGGATAAACAACGGTTGCACAGGGCCAAGAAGAGAAAGCAGCACATGCAACACAAGGATGATTctctgaagaagaagaaggtggAGGTGAAGCAGTTATGA